The sequence CGGTGATCGTGCTGTTCGCGCTCAGCCTGCAACCTCAGCGCCCCGGCGACCTGGCCCAACTCATCGGCGGCATCTCCCACAAGGTCCTCACCCAGACCCTGCGCCGCCTGCAGGCATACGGCCTGGTCGCGCGCCACGCCTACGCCGAGGCACCCCCACGCGTCGAGTACAGCCTCACCCCACTCGGGCAGACCCTGGTCGAGCCGATCAAGGTCCTGACCGACTGGGCCCGAGACAACGGCGAAGCCATCGTCGACTTCCAGGAACGGGACAAGCCCTGAACTGACTCCGCCCACCGAGAGGCGGGGGCGACGCCGCCGGCCGAGCGCCTCGGGATTCGCCGCCGACAAGGCGCGTCGTCGGCCGCAACCCTCGGGGAGCGTCCTGCGCAGACCGTCG is a genomic window of Actinoplanes teichomyceticus ATCC 31121 containing:
- a CDS encoding winged helix-turn-helix transcriptional regulator, producing the protein MYHAPGPVFLADCPARLAIEIIAEKWAVIVLFALSLQPQRPGDLAQLIGGISHKVLTQTLRRLQAYGLVARHAYAEAPPRVEYSLTPLGQTLVEPIKVLTDWARDNGEAIVDFQERDKP